Proteins encoded together in one Microcebus murinus isolate Inina chromosome 16, M.murinus_Inina_mat1.0, whole genome shotgun sequence window:
- the NPHS1 gene encoding nephrin — MALRPLTRAPLLLLGLLAAGLAQLPLPASAPRGFWALSKNLTAVEGASVQLQCGVSAPGSAVQWAKDGLLLGPDPRIPGFPRYRLEGDPTRGEFHLHIEACDLSDDAEYECQVSRSETGPELVSPRVILSILGTGERPPAPTSLLLLQDPGVQVPGGPSRRLWVQGSFHEQGDSKPQSSPPLSPVPPKVLQLTPEAGSTVTWVAGQEYEVTCVSGDAKPAPDITFLQSGQTISDISATVNEGSQEKLCTTEATARVTPQGSDNGQLLVCEGSSPALDTPIQVSVTMNVLFPPEPPVIEWPGLEEGHVRAGQSLELPCVARGGNPLATLQWLKNGQPVSTAWGTEHTQAVARSVLVMIVRPEDHGARLSCEAQNSVSTGTQERSVTLQVTFPPSTITILGSASQSENKNVTLSCVTKSSRPRVLLRWWLGWRQLLPTEETVTDGLHGGHVTMSNLTFLARREDNGLTLTCEAFSEAFTKETFKKSLTLNVKYPAQKLWIEGPPEGQSHRAGTRVRLMCLAIGGNPEPSLTWYKDSRTVTEPRLPQESRLPQEPRRVQLGSLEKSGSTFSRELVLLTGPSDNQAKFTCKAGQLSASTTLVVQFPPTNLTILANASALRPGDALNLTCVSISSNPAVNLSWDQEGERLEGVPAPPRSAPFKGSAAAKSVLLQVSSRDHGHRVTCSAHSPELGETVSSFYRLNVLYPPEFLGEQVLVVTAVEQGEALLPVSVSANPAPEAFNWTFRGYRLSPAGGPRHRILAGGALQLWNVTRADDGLYQLHCQNSEGTAEALVRLDVHYAPTIRALQDPTEVDVGGSVDIVCTVDANPVLPEMFSWERLGEEEEDQSLDGMEKVSKGATGRLRIPRAELAQAGAYQCIADNGVAPPARGLVRLVVRFAPQVEHPTPLTKVAAAGDSTSSATLHCRARGVPNVVFTWTKNGVPLDLQDPRYTEHTYHQGGVHSSLLTIANVSAAQDYALFTCTAANALGSDHTNIQLVSISRPDPPSGLKVVSLTPDSVGLEWKPGFDGGLPQRFHIRYEALGTPGFHYVDVLPPQATTFTLTGLQPATRYRVWLLASNALGDSGLADKGTQLPITTPGLDQTSGESDDQVPTEQTPAGPLGLPLLPVLVAVGGLLLLSNASCLGGFLWQRRLKRLAKDISEKTDAGSEEDRVGNEYADSQWTGDRDTGSSTVSTSDAEPYYHSMRDFVPRLPPMPEEGFAGFEEEPVVSPGHLYDEVERAYAPPGAWGPLYDEVHTGPRDRRWPEGKYEDPRGIYDQVAGDLDTMEPDSLPFELRGHLV, encoded by the exons ATGGCCCTAAGGCCCCTCACCAGGGCTCCTCTGCTGCTCCTGGGACTGCTGGCCGCAG gcctggcccagttgccacttcctgcctcagccccccgaggcTTCTGGGCCCTGTCCAAGAACCTGACGGCCGTGGAGGGGGCCTCGGTCCAGCTGCAGTGCGGGGTCAGCGCCCCGGGCAGTGCGGTGCAATGGGCCAAAGACGGGCTCCTCCTGGGCCCCGACCCTCGGATCCCGGGCTTCCCCAGGTACCGCTTGGAAGGGGACCCTACTAGAG GTGAATTCCACCTGCACATCGAAGCGTGTGACCTCAGCGATGACGCGGAGTATGAGTGCCAGGTCAGCCGCTCGGAGACGGGCCCTGAACTCGTGTCTCCCAGAGTGATCCTGTCCATCCTGGGTACGGGTGAGAGACCCCCAGCACCCACAAGTCTCCTCTTGCTCCAGGACCCAGGAGTCCAAGTCCCCGGGGGCCCCTCCCGCAGACTCTGGGTACAGGGCTCCTTTCACGAGCAAGGAGACTCAAAGCCCCAATCCTCACCTCCTTTGTCACCAGTCCCCCCCAAGGTGCTTCAGCTGACCCCCGAGGCAGGGAGCACAGTCACCTGGGTAGCTGGGCAAGAGTACGAGGTCACTTGTGTGTCCGGAGATGCAAAGCCAGCGCCCGATATCACCTTCCTCCAGA GTGGACAGACAATATCTGACATCTCTGCCACCGTGAACGAGGGGTCCCAGGAGAAACTCTGCACCACAGAGGCCACGGCCAG GGTGACACCCCAGGGCTCGGATAATGGGCAGTTGCTGGTCTGTGAGGGATCCAGCCCGGCTTTGGACACCCCCATCCAGGTCTCAGTCACCATGAATGTTCTGT TCCCCCCAGAACCCCCTGTCATCGAGTGGCCAGGCCTGGAGGAGGGCCACGTGCGGGCAGGACAGAGCTTGGAGCTGCCGTGCGTGGCCCGAGGCGGGAATCCCTTAGCCACGCTGCAGTGGCTGAAG AATGGCCAGCCTGTGTCCACGGCGTGGGGCACAGAGCACACCCAGGCGGTGGCCCGCAGCGTGCTGGTGATGATCGTGAGGCCGGAAGACCACGGGGCGCGGCTCAGCTGCGAGGCCCAGAACAGCGTGTCTACAGGGACCCAGGAACGCAGCGTCACGCTGCAGGTCACCT TCCCCCCCAGCACCATCACCATCCTGGGCTCTGCATCCCAGTCTGAGAACAAGAATGTGACGCTCTCCTGTGTCACCaagtccagtcgcccacgggtcCTGCTGCGATGGTGGCTGGGCTGGCGGCAGCTGCTGCCCACGGAGGAGACAGTCACAGAC GGCCTGCATGGCGGCCATGTCACCATGTCCAACCTAACGTTCCTGGCGCGGCGGGAGGACAACGGTCTGACCCTCACCTGTGAGGCCTTCAGCGAGGCCTTCACCAAGGAGACCTTCAAGAAGTCGCTCACCCTGAACGTGAAAT ATCCTGCCCAGAAGCTATGGATCGAGGGACCCCCAGAGGGGCAGAGCCACCGGGCTGGGACCCGGGTGAGGCTGATGTGTTTGGCCATCGGAGGCAACCCAGAGCCCTCCCTCACCTGGTACAAG GACTCGCGCACCGTGACCGAGCCGCGGCTGCCCCAGGAGTCCCGGCTGCCGCAGGAGCCGCGGCGCGTGCAGCTGGGAAGTCTGGAGAAGTCCGGGAGCACCTTCTCCCGCGAGCTCGTGCTGCTCACAGGCCCGTCGGACAACCAGGCCAAGTTCACGTGCAAGGCGGGCCAGCTCAGCGCCTCCACGACGCTCGTGGTGCAGT TTCCCCCGACTAACTTGACGATCCTGGCCAACGCGTCGGCGCTGCGCCCTGGGGACGCTTTAAACTTGACCTGCGTCAGCATCAGCAGCAACCCGGCGGTCAACTTGTCCTGGGaccaggaaggggagag GCTGGAGGGCGTCCCCGCACCGCCCAGAAGCGCCCCGTTCAAAGGCTCCGCCGCGGCCAAGAGCGTCCTTTTACAAGTGTCATCCCGAGACCACGGCCACCGCGTGACCTGCAGCGCCCACAGCCCCGAGCTCGGCGAGACCGTGAGCTCCTTCTACCGCCTCAACGTGCTGT ACCCTCCGGAGTTCCTGGGGGAGCAGGTGCTGGTGGTGACCGCGGTGGAGCAGGGCGAGGCGCTGCTGCCGGTGTCCGTGTCCGCTAACCCCGCCCCCGAGGCCTTCAACTGGACCTTCCGCGGCTACCGCCTCAGTCCAG CGGGCGGCCCCCGGCATCGCATCCTGGCTGGCGGGGCTCTGCAGCTGTGGAACGTGACCCGCGCCGACGACGGCCTCTACCAGCTGCACTGCCAGAACTCCGAGGGCACCGCCGAGGCGCTCGTGCGCCTGGACGTGCACT atGCTCCCACCATCCGCGCCCTCCAGGACCCCACTGAGGTGGACGTTGGGGGCTCTGTGGACATAGTGTGCACCGTTGATGCCAACCCCGTCCTCCCGGAGATGTTCAGTTGGGAGAGGCTG ggggaagaggaggaggaccaGAGCCTGGACGGCATGGAGAAGGTGTCAAAGGGAGCCACCGGGCGCCTGCGGATCCCCCGAGCTGAACTGGCCCAGGCTGGCGCTTACCAGTGCATTGCGGACAACGGGGTGGCACCTCCGGCCCGAGGGCTGGTCCGTCTTGTCGTCCGAT TCGCCCCCCAGGTGGAGCATCCCACTCCTCTAACTAAAGTGGCCGCCGCGGGAGACAGCACCAGTTCCGCCACCCTCCATTGCCGCGCCCGAGGTGTCCCCAACGTTGTCTTCACTTGGACCAAAAATGGGGTCCCTCTGGATCTCCAGGATCCCCG gtaCACGGAGCACACATACCACCAGGGCGGGGTCCACAGCAGCCTCCTGACCATCGCCAACGTGTCTGCCGCCCAGGATTACGCCCTCTTCACCTGCACAGCCGCCAACGCCCTCGGCTCGGACCACACCAACATTCAGCTCGTCAGCATCA GCCGCCCTGACCCTCCGTCGGGACTGAAGGTTGTGAGCCTGACCCCAGACTCGGTGGGGCTGGAGTGGAAGCCTGGCTTTGACGGGGGCTTGCCACAGAGGTTCCACATCAG GTATGAGGCCCTGGGGACTCCAGGGTTCCACTACGTGGATGTCTTACCGCCCCAGGCCACCACCTTCACGCTGACTGGGCTGCAGCCTGCTACACGCTATAGGGTCTGGCTGCTGGCCAGCAATGCCctgggggacagtggactggccgaCAAGGGGACCCAGCTCCCCATCACTACCCCAG GCCTGGACCAGACTTCTGGAGAATCTGATGACCAGGTGCCCACAGAGCAGACACCTGCAG GACCCTTGGGGCTGCCCCTGCTGCCCGTGCTGGTCGCCGTCGGGGGGCTTCTGCTGCTGTCCAATGCCTCCTGTCTCGGGGGATTCCTCTGGCAGCGGAGACTGAAGCGTCTCGCCAAGG ACATCTCAGAGAAGACGGACGCAGG GTCGGAGGAGGACCGCGTTGGGAACGAGTATGCGGACAGCCAGTGGACTGGGGACCGGGACACCGGAAGCTCCACC GTGAGCACCTCGGACGCGGAGCCGTATTACCACTCCATGAGGGACTTCGTCCCCCGGCTGCCCCCCATGCCGGAGGAGG GCTTCGCGGGGTTTGAAGAGGAGCCCGTGGTCTCTCCTGGGCACCTGTACGATGAGGTGGAAAGAGCGTACGCCCCGCCCGGGGCCTGGGGACCCCTCTACGATGAAGTGCACACG GGCCCCCGCGACCGCCGCTGGCCGGAGGGGAAGTACGAGGATCCGAGAGGAATCTACGATCAGGTGGCAGGAGACCTGGACACTATGGAACCTGATTCTCTACCCTTTGAGCTGAGGGGACATCTGGTGTGA
- the KIRREL2 gene encoding kin of IRRE-like protein 2: MSDPGSPQPPALLRAAQGPAHLLASCAAWERPSWAAWSRQLKLRGSQPRTAASQPSPGNRAEGPGRAGRGVLGKEGLAAWTPGMLVPALLVLLFCFRAHAGTSPHFLQQPEDLVVLLGEEARLPCALGAYGGLVQWTKDGLALGGERDLPGWSRYWISGNADSGHHDLHIRPVELEDEASYECQATQAGLRSRPAQLHVLVPPEAPLVLGGPSVSLVAGVPANLTCRSRGGARPTPELLWFRDGIRLDGTTFHQTVLKEGTTGSIESTLSLTPSRRDDGATLVCRAQSQALPVGRDTSITLSLQYPPEVTLSAEPQTVQEGEKVTFLCQATAQPPVTGYRWAKGGSPVLGARGPMLEVLADASFLTEPVSCEVSNAVGSANRSTALDVLFGPILQAKPEPASVDVGGDASFSCAWRGNPPPRVTWTRRGGSQVLGSGPTLRLPSVGPEDAGDYACRAAPGLSGRGGGAAQARLTVNAPPVVTALHSAPAFLSGPARLQCLVFASPAPEAVVWSWDEGVLAAGSQGRFLVETFPAPEGHGGHGPGLISVLHISGTQESDFSRGFNCSARNRLGEGGARVSLGRRDLLPTVRIVAGVASVATTLLMVITGVTLCCWRYGKGQCSFSEQKNMVRIPGSSDGSSSRAPEEEDTGSREDQGPIVHADHSDLALDEEGALETKDPTNGYYKVRGVSVSLSLGEAPGGGLFLPPPSPLGPPGTPTFYDFNPHLGMVPPCRLYRARAGYLTTPHPRALASYIKPTSFAPPDLAPGTPPFPYAAFPTPSHQRLQTHV, from the exons ATGTCAGACCCAgggtccccccagcccccagccctccttCGGGCGGCTCAGGGTCCCGCCCACCTGCTGGCCAGCTGCGCGGCGTGGGAACGCCCCAGCTGGGCTGCCTGGAGCCGTCAGCTCAAGCTGCGCGGTTCCCAGCCCCGCACCGCCGCCTCCCAGCCGTCGCCCGGCAACCGCGCCGAGGGGCCCGGCCGGGCAGGGAGAGGGGTCCTGGGAAAGGAGGGGCTGGCGGCCTGGACGCCTGG GATGCTGGTCCCTGCCCTGCTCGTCCTCCTCTTCTGCTTCAGAGCGCACGCAG GCACGTCGCCCCATTTCCTGCAACAGCCGGAGGACCTAGTGGTGCTGCTGGGGGAGGAGGCCCGGCTGCCTTGCGCTCTGGGCGCCTACGGGGGGCTGGTTCAGTGGACCAAGGACGGGCTGGCTCTAGGGGGCGAAAGGGACCTGCCAG GGTGGTCCCGGTACTGGATTTCGGGGAACGCAGACAGTGGCCATCATGATCTCCACATTAGGCCTGTGGAGCTAGAGGATGAAGCATCGTACGAATGTCAGGCTACGCAAGCGGGACTCCGCTCTCGGCCAGCCCAATTGCACGTACTGG TACCCCCAGAAGCCCCCCTGGTGCTGGGAGGCCCCTCTGTGTCTCTGGTTGCTGGAGTCCCTGCGAACCTGACCTGTCGAAGCCGCGGGGGTGCCCGCCCCACCCCTGAGCTGCTGTGGTTCCGAGATGGGATCCGGTTGGATGGGACCACCTTCCACCAG ACCGTGCTGAAGGAAGGGACCACTGGGTCAATAGAGAGCACCTTATCCTTGACCCCTTCCAGACGTGACGATGGAGCCACCTTGGTCTGCCGAGCTCAGAGCCAGGCCCTGCCTGTGGGGAGGGACACATCTATTACCCTGAGCCTGCAGT ACCCCCCAGAGGTGACTCTGTCTGCTGAGCCACAGACTgtgcaggaaggagagaaggtcACTTTCCTGTGCCAGGCCACTGCCCAGCCTCCTGTCACCGGCTACAG ATGGGCAAAGGGGGGCTCCCCGGTGCTCGGGGCCCGCGGGCCAATGTTGGAGGTCCTGGCAGACGCCTCGTTCCTGACTGAGCCGGTGTCCTGCGAGGTCAGCAACGCCGTGGGTAGCGCCAACCGCAGCACCGCGCTGGACGTGCTGT ttGGGCCGATTCTGCAGGCAAAGCCAGAGCCGGCGTCGGTGGACGTGGGGGGAGACGCCTCCTTCAGCTGCGCCTGGCGCGGGAACCCGCCCCCGCGGGTAACCTGGACCCGCCGCGGTGGCTCGCAG gtgctgggctcGGGGCCCACGCTGCGTCTCCCGTCGGTGGGGCCGGAGGACGCAGGCGACTACGCGTGCAGGGCGGCGCCGGGGCTCTCGGGCCGGGGCGGTGGCGCGGCGCAGGCGAGGCTGACGGTGAACG CTCCGCCGGTGGTGACCGCCCTGCACTCCGCGCCCGCCTTCCTGAGCGGCCCCGCCCGCCTGCAGTGTCTAGTTTTCGCCTCCCCCGCCCCAGAAGCCGTG GTCTGGTCTTGGGACGAGGGCGTCCTGGCGGCGGGGTCTCAGGGCCGATTCCTGGTGGAGACATTCCCGGCCCCGGAGGGCCACGGGGGACACGGTCCAGGCCTGATCTCTGTGCTACACATTTCGGGGACCCAGGAGTCCGACTTTAGCAGGGGCTTTAACTGCAGTGCCCGGAACCGGCTGGGCGAGGGGGGCGCCAGAGTCAGCCTGGGCCGCAGAG ACTTGCTGCCCACCGTGAGGATCGTGGCCGGAGTGGCCTCGGTGGCCACAACTCTCCTTATGGTCATCACTGGGGTGACCCTCTGCTGCTGGCGCTATGGCAAGGGTCAGT GCTCGTTCTCAGAGCAAAAGAACATGGTGCGAATCCCGGGCAGCAGCGACGGCTCCAGTTCTCGGGCCCCCGAGGAGGAGGATACAGGCAGCCGGGAGGACCAG ggccccattGTGCACGCCGACCACAGTGACCTGGCTCTGGATGAGGAAGGGGCTCTGGAGACCAAG GACCCAACCAATGGCTACTACAAGGTCCGAGGGGTCAGCGTGAGCTTGAGCCTTGGTGAAGCCCCTGGAGGAGGCCTCTTCCTgccacccccatcccccctcgGGCCCCCGGGGACCCCTACCTTCTATGACTTCAACCCGCACCTGGGCATGGTCCCCCCGTGCAGACTGTACCGAGCCCGGGCAGGCTACCTCACCACACCTCACCCTCGAGCTCTCGCCAGCTACATCAAACCCACGTCCTTCGCACCCCCAGATCTCGCCCCCGGGACTCCCCCCTTCCCCTATGCCGCCTTCCCCACACCCAGCCACCAGCGTCTGCAGACTCATGTGTGA
- the APLP1 gene encoding amyloid beta precursor like protein 1 isoform X1, protein MGPVSPAARGLGRRPGQPPLPLLLPLLLLLLRAQPAVGSLAGGSPGAAEAPGSAQVAGLCGRVALHRDLRTGRWEPDPQRSRRCLRDPQRALEYCRQMYPELQIARVEQAAQAIPVERWCGGSRSGHCAHSHHQVVPFRCLPGEFVSEALLVPEGCRFLHQERMDQCESSTRRHQEAQEACSSQGLILHGSGMLLPCGSDRFRGVEYVCCPPPVTSDPSGTADGDPSTRSWPLGGRVEGGEDEEEEESFLQPVDDYFVEPPQAEEEEEEERVPPPSSQAPAVVSKVTPTLRPTDGVDVYFGMPGEISEHEGFLRAKMDLEERRMRQINEVMREWAMADNQSKNLPKADRQALNEHFQSILQTLEEQVSGERQRLVETHATRVIALINDQRRAALEGFLAALQGDPPQAERVLLALRRYLRAEQKEQRHTLRHYQHVATVDPEKAQQMRFQVQTHLRVIEERMNQSLGLLDQNPHLAQELRPQIQELLRSEHLGPSDLEAPAPAGSSEDKARPQPPDSKDDTPGTLPKEQDAAPPEKEKTSPLEQYERKVNASVPRGFPFHSSEIQRDELAPAGTGVSREAVSGLLIMGAGGGSLIVLSMLLLRRKKPYGAISHGVVEVDPMLSLEEQQLRELQRHGYENPTYRFLEERP, encoded by the exons ATGGGGCCGGTCAGCCCAGCCGCGCGCGGTCTGGGTCGCCGCCCGGGCCagccgccgctgccgctgctgctgccgctgctgctgctgctcctgcgcGCGCAGCCCGCCGTCGGGAGCCTGGCGGGCGGGAGCCCCGGCGCCGCCGAG GCGCCCGGGTCGGCCCAGGTGGCCGGACTATGCGGGCGCGTAGCCCTTCACCGGGACCTGCGCACCGGCCGCTGGGAGCCAGACCCGCAGCGCTCGCGGCGCTGTCTCCGGGACCCGCAGCGCGCGCTGGAGTACTGCAGACAG ATGTATCCGGAGCTGCAGATCGCACGCGTGGAGCAGGCTGCGCAGGCCATCCCCGTGGAGCGCTGGTGTGGGGGTTCCCGGAGCGGCCACTGCGCCCACTCCCACCACCAGGTCGTGCCCTTCCGCTGCCTGC CCGGTGAGTTCGTGAGCGAGGCCCTGCTGGTGCCTGAAGGCTGCCGGTTCTTGCACCAGGAACGCATGGACCAGTGCGAGAGTTCAACCCGGAGGCATCAGGAGGCACAGGAG GCCTGCAGCTCCCAGGGCCTCATCCTGCATGGCTCGGGGATGCTTTTGCCCTGTGGCTCGGATCGGTTCCGAGGTGTGGAGTATGTGTGCTGTCCCCCTCCAGTGACCTCCGACCCGTCTGGGACAGCAGATGG TGACCCCTCCACCCGGTCATGGCCCCTGGGGGGAAGAGTAGAGGGGGGTGAggacgaggaagaggaggaatCCTTCCTACAGCCAGTGGACGATTACTTCGTGGAGCCCCCACaggctgaagaggaagaggaggaggaaagagtcCCACCCCCGAGCTCCCAGGCCCCGGCAGTGGTCAGCAAAG TCACTCCCACCCTGAGGCCCACGGACGGTGTGGACGTCTACTTCGGCATGCCTGGGGAGATCAGCGAGCATGAGGGGTTCCTGAGGGCCAAGATGGACCTGGAGGAGCGTAGGATGCGCCAGATTAATGAG GTGATGCGTGAATGGGCCATGGCGGACAACCAGTCCAAGAACCTGCCCAAAGCCGACAGACAGGCCCTGAACGAG CACTTCCAGTCCATTCTGCAGACCCTGGAGGAGCAGGTGTCCGGGGAGCGGCAGCGCCTGGTGGAGACCCACGCTACCCGCGTCATCGCCCTTATCAACGACCAGCGCCGGGCCgccctggagggcttcctggcgGCACTGCAGGGGGACCCGCCTCAG GCAGAGCGTGTCCTGCTGGCCCTGAGGCGCTACCTGCGGGCGGAGCAGAAGGAGCAGAGGCACACGCTGCGGCACTACCAGCACGTGGCCACGGTGGATCCTGAGAAGGCCCAGCAGATGCGCTTCCAG gtGCAGACCCACCTGCGTGTGATCGAGGAGAGGATGAACCAGAGCCTGGGCCTCCTGGACCAGAACCCCCACCTGGCGCAGGAGCTGCGGCCCCAGATTC AGGAGCTCCTCCGCTCCGAGCACCTGGGGCCCAGCGACTTGGAAGCCCCCGCCCCCGCGGGCAGCAGTGAGGACAAGGCCAGGCCACAGCCTCCAGATTCCAAGGACG ACACCCCAGGGACCCTTCCAAAAG AGCAAGATGCTGCACCCCCTGAGAAGGAGAAGACGTCCCCCCTGGAGCAGTATGAGCGAAAG GTGAATGCGTCCGTTCCAAGGGGTTTTCCTTTCCACTCATCGGAGATTCAGAGAGATGAGCTG GCACCAGCAGGGACAGGCGTGTCCCGAGAGGCTGTGTCCGGTCTGCTGATCATGGGAGCAGGTGGGGGCTCCCTGATCGTCCTCTCCATGCTGCTCCTGCGCAGGAAGAAGCCCTACGGGGCCATCAGCCACGGGGTGGTGGAG GTGGACCCCATGCTGAGCCTGGAGGAGCAGCAGCTTCGGGAGCTGCAGCGGCATGGCTATGAGAACCCCACCTACCGCTTCCTGGAGGAACGACCCTGA
- the APLP1 gene encoding amyloid beta precursor like protein 1 isoform X2 has product MGPVSPAARGLGRRPGQPPLPLLLPLLLLLLRAQPAVGSLAGGSPGAAEAPGSAQVAGLCGRVALHRDLRTGRWEPDPQRSRRCLRDPQRALEYCRQMYPELQIARVEQAAQAIPVERWCGGSRSGHCAHSHHQVVPFRCLPGEFVSEALLVPEGCRFLHQERMDQCESSTRRHQEAQEACSSQGLILHGSGMLLPCGSDRFRGVEYVCCPPPVTSDPSGTADGDPSTRSWPLGGRVEGGEDEEEEESFLQPVDDYFVEPPQAEEEEEEERVPPPSSQAPAVVSKVTPTLRPTDGVDVYFGMPGEISEHEGFLRAKMDLEERRMRQINEVMREWAMADNQSKNLPKADRQALNEHFQSILQTLEEQVSGERQRLVETHATRVIALINDQRRAALEGFLAALQGDPPQAERVLLALRRYLRAEQKEQRHTLRHYQHVATVDPEKAQQMRFQVQTHLRVIEERMNQSLGLLDQNPHLAQELRPQIQELLRSEHLGPSDLEAPAPAGSSEDKARPQPPDSKDEQDAAPPEKEKTSPLEQYERKVNASVPRGFPFHSSEIQRDELAPAGTGVSREAVSGLLIMGAGGGSLIVLSMLLLRRKKPYGAISHGVVEVDPMLSLEEQQLRELQRHGYENPTYRFLEERP; this is encoded by the exons ATGGGGCCGGTCAGCCCAGCCGCGCGCGGTCTGGGTCGCCGCCCGGGCCagccgccgctgccgctgctgctgccgctgctgctgctgctcctgcgcGCGCAGCCCGCCGTCGGGAGCCTGGCGGGCGGGAGCCCCGGCGCCGCCGAG GCGCCCGGGTCGGCCCAGGTGGCCGGACTATGCGGGCGCGTAGCCCTTCACCGGGACCTGCGCACCGGCCGCTGGGAGCCAGACCCGCAGCGCTCGCGGCGCTGTCTCCGGGACCCGCAGCGCGCGCTGGAGTACTGCAGACAG ATGTATCCGGAGCTGCAGATCGCACGCGTGGAGCAGGCTGCGCAGGCCATCCCCGTGGAGCGCTGGTGTGGGGGTTCCCGGAGCGGCCACTGCGCCCACTCCCACCACCAGGTCGTGCCCTTCCGCTGCCTGC CCGGTGAGTTCGTGAGCGAGGCCCTGCTGGTGCCTGAAGGCTGCCGGTTCTTGCACCAGGAACGCATGGACCAGTGCGAGAGTTCAACCCGGAGGCATCAGGAGGCACAGGAG GCCTGCAGCTCCCAGGGCCTCATCCTGCATGGCTCGGGGATGCTTTTGCCCTGTGGCTCGGATCGGTTCCGAGGTGTGGAGTATGTGTGCTGTCCCCCTCCAGTGACCTCCGACCCGTCTGGGACAGCAGATGG TGACCCCTCCACCCGGTCATGGCCCCTGGGGGGAAGAGTAGAGGGGGGTGAggacgaggaagaggaggaatCCTTCCTACAGCCAGTGGACGATTACTTCGTGGAGCCCCCACaggctgaagaggaagaggaggaggaaagagtcCCACCCCCGAGCTCCCAGGCCCCGGCAGTGGTCAGCAAAG TCACTCCCACCCTGAGGCCCACGGACGGTGTGGACGTCTACTTCGGCATGCCTGGGGAGATCAGCGAGCATGAGGGGTTCCTGAGGGCCAAGATGGACCTGGAGGAGCGTAGGATGCGCCAGATTAATGAG GTGATGCGTGAATGGGCCATGGCGGACAACCAGTCCAAGAACCTGCCCAAAGCCGACAGACAGGCCCTGAACGAG CACTTCCAGTCCATTCTGCAGACCCTGGAGGAGCAGGTGTCCGGGGAGCGGCAGCGCCTGGTGGAGACCCACGCTACCCGCGTCATCGCCCTTATCAACGACCAGCGCCGGGCCgccctggagggcttcctggcgGCACTGCAGGGGGACCCGCCTCAG GCAGAGCGTGTCCTGCTGGCCCTGAGGCGCTACCTGCGGGCGGAGCAGAAGGAGCAGAGGCACACGCTGCGGCACTACCAGCACGTGGCCACGGTGGATCCTGAGAAGGCCCAGCAGATGCGCTTCCAG gtGCAGACCCACCTGCGTGTGATCGAGGAGAGGATGAACCAGAGCCTGGGCCTCCTGGACCAGAACCCCCACCTGGCGCAGGAGCTGCGGCCCCAGATTC AGGAGCTCCTCCGCTCCGAGCACCTGGGGCCCAGCGACTTGGAAGCCCCCGCCCCCGCGGGCAGCAGTGAGGACAAGGCCAGGCCACAGCCTCCAGATTCCAAGGACG AGCAAGATGCTGCACCCCCTGAGAAGGAGAAGACGTCCCCCCTGGAGCAGTATGAGCGAAAG GTGAATGCGTCCGTTCCAAGGGGTTTTCCTTTCCACTCATCGGAGATTCAGAGAGATGAGCTG GCACCAGCAGGGACAGGCGTGTCCCGAGAGGCTGTGTCCGGTCTGCTGATCATGGGAGCAGGTGGGGGCTCCCTGATCGTCCTCTCCATGCTGCTCCTGCGCAGGAAGAAGCCCTACGGGGCCATCAGCCACGGGGTGGTGGAG GTGGACCCCATGCTGAGCCTGGAGGAGCAGCAGCTTCGGGAGCTGCAGCGGCATGGCTATGAGAACCCCACCTACCGCTTCCTGGAGGAACGACCCTGA